Proteins found in one Afipia sp. P52-10 genomic segment:
- a CDS encoding enoyl-CoA hydratase produces MTELLPGAITTAYAGGQLLLTAGSGVGILTFNNPDKLNAISVEIAEGLADALTALRDDPAVRVVILTGAGDRAFISGGDISQFDKTRPNAEVAARSAERFRQRQGLLANFPKPTISAIRGYCLGGGLGTALNTDIRIAAHGSTFGIPAARLGIAYGFDGLSKLVSLVGPSRARLVLYTGIRFSAEEALQFGLIDRLVAPDALWSTTLQIARQISENAPLAIAAAKITIREILRDHDKRDLQAIKEIGTQCMDSEDFREGRRAFMEKRTPKFTGR; encoded by the coding sequence GTGACGGAGCTTCTCCCGGGCGCGATTACGACGGCCTATGCCGGCGGCCAGCTACTGCTGACCGCAGGCAGCGGCGTTGGTATTCTCACCTTCAACAATCCGGACAAGCTGAATGCGATCTCGGTGGAGATCGCCGAAGGGCTTGCCGATGCGTTGACCGCTTTGCGTGACGATCCGGCGGTGCGGGTCGTGATACTTACCGGCGCCGGCGACAGGGCGTTCATTTCTGGGGGTGATATCAGCCAGTTCGATAAGACCCGGCCGAACGCGGAAGTCGCGGCTCGTTCTGCCGAGCGCTTTCGGCAACGCCAGGGTCTGCTCGCCAATTTTCCGAAACCGACCATCTCCGCGATACGCGGCTATTGTCTGGGCGGCGGGTTGGGGACGGCGCTGAACACCGATATCCGTATCGCCGCCCACGGCAGCACGTTTGGAATTCCTGCCGCAAGGCTTGGCATTGCTTACGGCTTCGACGGTTTGAGCAAGCTGGTTTCGCTGGTGGGCCCGTCCCGTGCACGCCTCGTGCTCTATACGGGCATACGCTTCAGTGCGGAAGAGGCGCTGCAATTCGGATTGATCGATCGGTTGGTGGCGCCGGATGCGCTGTGGTCCACAACGCTGCAGATCGCGAGGCAGATATCCGAGAATGCGCCGCTCGCTATTGCTGCTGCGAAGATTACCATCCGCGAGATCCTGAGAGATCATGACAAACGCGATTTGCAGGCGATCAAGGAGATCGGCACGCAATGCATGGATAGTGAGGATTTTCGCGAGGGTCGTCGCGCATTCATGGAAAAGCGCACGCCGAAATTCACCGGCCGGTGA
- a CDS encoding amidohydrolase has translation MVASSIAIPKSTTSAEPRPEWLALYSEEIIDPNRRIIDAHHHLWDRIGSRYMLDELTDDIAMGHNIVATVYVDCRSMYRKTGPDAFKPVGEVEFANGIAAQSASGAYGPAAVCAAIVSHANLSLGDEVKPVLEAQIRAGNGRYRGIRHISAWDADPAVAGAYAQRPKHLLGEEQFRKGFAHLGKLGLTFDAWLYHPQIPELADLARTFPDQTIVLDHCGGPVGISSYANRREEIFKEWKASIQDIAKCPNVVVKLGGLAMLLLGYDFHTRPKPVSSEELAKAWKPYMETCIEAFGPNRCMFESNFPPDKGQCSYQVIWNALKRIAAPYSESEKARMFEGTATDVYKISLT, from the coding sequence ATGGTCGCCAGCAGCATCGCCATTCCAAAGAGCACGACCTCTGCCGAACCTCGTCCGGAGTGGCTGGCGCTGTACAGTGAAGAGATCATCGACCCCAACCGCCGCATCATCGATGCACACCATCATCTGTGGGATCGGATCGGCAGCCGTTACATGCTCGACGAACTCACAGACGATATTGCCATGGGGCATAACATCGTCGCGACCGTCTATGTCGACTGCCGTTCGATGTATCGGAAGACCGGGCCGGATGCCTTCAAGCCTGTAGGGGAAGTGGAATTCGCCAACGGTATTGCCGCGCAAAGCGCAAGCGGTGCCTATGGCCCAGCGGCGGTCTGCGCCGCGATCGTCAGTCACGCCAACCTGTCGCTCGGCGATGAGGTGAAGCCTGTGCTCGAAGCACAAATCCGCGCCGGTAACGGGCGTTATCGCGGCATCCGGCATATCTCGGCGTGGGACGCCGATCCGGCGGTTGCCGGGGCCTACGCGCAGCGGCCGAAGCACCTGCTGGGGGAGGAGCAGTTCCGCAAGGGCTTCGCTCATCTCGGCAAGCTCGGTCTGACCTTTGACGCCTGGCTTTATCATCCACAAATCCCGGAGCTTGCCGACCTCGCTCGCACGTTTCCGGACCAGACGATCGTTCTCGATCATTGCGGCGGTCCAGTCGGCATTAGCAGCTATGCCAACCGGCGCGAGGAGATCTTCAAGGAGTGGAAGGCATCGATCCAGGATATCGCCAAGTGCCCCAATGTGGTGGTGAAGCTCGGCGGACTGGCGATGCTGCTGCTCGGCTACGATTTCCACACCCGTCCCAAACCAGTTTCGTCGGAAGAGCTCGCCAAGGCGTGGAAGCCCTACATGGAGACCTGTATCGAGGCGTTCGGCCCGAACCGCTGCATGTTCGAAAGCAACTTCCCGCCGGACAAGGGGCAGTGCAGCTATCAGGTGATCTGGAATGCGCTGAAGCGCATCGCCGCTCCCTACAGCGAGAGCGAGAAGGCGCGCATGTTCGAGGGGACGGCTACTGACGTCTACAAGATCAGCCTGACGTAG
- a CDS encoding carboxymuconolactone decarboxylase family protein: protein MRLAKPRIEPAQQDNLTPDQTEVLAPMLKTGRVLNVFRTMAVAPKAAKGFLAWGNYVLSRRNDLPPREREIVILRIGYLCKSGYEWTQHKRIALQSGLTDEEIARIKIGSAAPGWSEADAALLKASEELHHDHFITDATWTALRNHFSEKQCMDAVFTAGQYTQVSMFLNTFGVQLDPGQTLDPDLKKF from the coding sequence ATGAGACTAGCAAAACCGCGTATCGAACCGGCACAGCAGGACAATCTCACCCCCGACCAGACCGAGGTGCTGGCGCCGATGCTGAAAACCGGCCGGGTGCTGAACGTGTTTCGCACGATGGCGGTCGCGCCGAAGGCGGCGAAGGGCTTTCTCGCCTGGGGAAACTACGTCCTGTCGCGCCGCAACGACCTGCCGCCCCGCGAGCGCGAAATCGTCATTCTTCGCATCGGCTATCTCTGCAAGTCCGGCTACGAATGGACACAGCACAAGCGGATTGCCCTGCAATCGGGGTTGACGGATGAGGAAATCGCCCGGATCAAGATCGGCTCCGCCGCGCCGGGCTGGAGCGAAGCCGATGCCGCCCTGCTCAAGGCCAGCGAGGAGCTGCACCACGATCATTTCATCACCGACGCGACATGGACCGCATTGCGGAACCACTTCAGCGAGAAGCAGTGCATGGATGCGGTGTTCACGGCGGGTCAGTACACGCAGGTTTCGATGTTTCTCAATACGTTCGGCGTGCAACTCGATCCCGGACAGACGCTCGATCCCGATCTCAAGAAATTCTGA
- a CDS encoding tripartite tricarboxylate transporter substrate binding protein: protein MRLLPLIAAAVLAVISPAAAQQDYPARSVKIIVPFAAGASTDTLARVIGKEFQKQLGQPFVIENKAGAEGQIGAQAVATAEPDGYTLFVTTHTSQAANVSLFKSLSYDPIKDFTPISRLTSGQFILAVNPSLQVKTLDELIAYIKANPGKVSYATANATSTVATAWLGALKELDIVRVNYASAPRAVADLLAGHVQMMIGDQANVAPLVQDGKLTGLAVTGENRSPLVPSLPTMREAGLQELVLTTWAGLYGPAKLPPTIVDKLHKAVLTAYQEPEVIKALTLAGYDLVTSTPHELGVFNKEQIDVWRRASALGKIEPR, encoded by the coding sequence ATGCGCCTTCTGCCCCTGATCGCGGCCGCCGTGCTTGCCGTCATCTCTCCGGCAGCCGCGCAACAGGATTATCCGGCCCGCTCCGTGAAGATCATTGTCCCGTTCGCGGCTGGCGCATCCACGGACACGCTTGCGCGCGTTATCGGCAAGGAGTTTCAGAAGCAGCTTGGCCAGCCCTTCGTGATCGAGAACAAGGCCGGGGCGGAAGGACAGATCGGCGCTCAGGCCGTCGCCACCGCAGAGCCTGACGGCTACACACTGTTCGTGACGACGCACACGTCGCAGGCTGCCAATGTCAGCCTGTTCAAGTCGCTGTCCTATGATCCTATTAAGGATTTCACGCCGATCAGCCGGCTGACTTCCGGGCAGTTCATCCTCGCCGTCAATCCGTCGCTGCAGGTGAAGACGCTCGATGAACTGATCGCCTACATCAAGGCAAATCCCGGCAAGGTGAGCTACGCGACCGCGAACGCGACGTCGACGGTCGCAACCGCCTGGCTCGGCGCACTCAAGGAACTCGACATCGTCCGCGTCAATTACGCGTCAGCGCCGCGCGCGGTCGCTGACCTGCTTGCTGGGCACGTGCAAATGATGATCGGCGACCAGGCCAATGTCGCGCCGCTGGTGCAGGACGGCAAGCTGACTGGCCTTGCTGTCACGGGAGAAAACCGCTCCCCGCTGGTGCCGTCATTACCAACGATGCGTGAAGCCGGGCTGCAAGAGCTGGTGCTCACCACCTGGGCAGGTCTGTACGGCCCTGCCAAGCTACCGCCGACGATTGTCGACAAACTGCACAAAGCCGTATTGACGGCGTATCAGGAGCCGGAGGTGATCAAAGCCTTGACGCTGGCAGGCTACGATCTCGTCACATCGACCCCGCACGAGCTTGGAGTGTTCAACAAGGAGCAGATCGACGTCTGGCGCAGGGCCTCCGCGCTAGGGAAAATCGAACCGCGGTAG
- a CDS encoding Crp/Fnr family transcriptional regulator has protein sequence MLKFRDRTTEAASKTSVVQNKFLATMSPEDFDRLRPFLKVVELKRHAVINEANKPAEAVYFIESGVVSRIARTQVDGAVEVAMVGRYGFLGISVVLGTMISLQRSVVQIPGFALRISASDLQAVMTNHPAIREHLLRYVQLLLSQKAQVVLCNAKHEIDKRLARWLLLAHDRISGNQLQVTHDLLAMMLGVRRAGVTEALAMFESKGVLAKARGAVRIVDQQALKAHACECYKIIDEKFSWLRTMQTYEHRMDVNYGWLATS, from the coding sequence ATGCTGAAATTCAGAGATCGGACGACGGAGGCTGCGAGTAAGACCAGCGTCGTTCAGAATAAATTCCTCGCGACGATGTCGCCGGAAGATTTCGACCGGCTGCGCCCCTTTCTGAAGGTCGTCGAGTTGAAGCGGCACGCCGTGATCAACGAAGCCAACAAACCTGCCGAGGCCGTCTACTTTATCGAGAGCGGCGTGGTGTCACGCATTGCGCGAACGCAAGTCGACGGCGCCGTGGAAGTGGCGATGGTGGGCCGTTATGGATTTCTCGGCATTTCGGTGGTGCTCGGCACGATGATCTCGCTGCAGCGCTCGGTGGTCCAGATCCCCGGCTTCGCGCTCCGCATTTCGGCGAGCGATCTCCAGGCGGTGATGACCAACCATCCCGCCATCAGGGAGCACCTGCTGCGATACGTGCAGCTCTTGTTGTCGCAGAAGGCACAGGTCGTGCTCTGCAATGCCAAGCACGAGATCGACAAGCGGCTGGCGCGATGGTTGTTGCTTGCGCACGATCGCATATCGGGCAACCAGCTCCAGGTCACCCACGACCTGCTGGCCATGATGCTCGGCGTTCGCCGCGCTGGCGTGACCGAAGCCCTGGCCATGTTCGAATCCAAGGGAGTTCTCGCCAAGGCGCGCGGCGCGGTGAGGATCGTGGACCAGCAGGCGCTCAAGGCTCACGCCTGCGAGTGCTACAAAATCATCGACGAGAAGTTCTCCTGGCTTCGCACGATGCAGACCTACGAACACCGCATGGACGTCAATTACGGCTGGTTGGCCACGAGTTGA
- a CDS encoding porin, with protein MKLVKSLLLGSAAGLAAFTGAQAADLPVKAKPVEYVKICSLYGAGFYYIPGTDTCIRIGGQIRAEAYFNSRGTNAPAWGITDGTATGTRDRDYFTTRSRVYLNMDTRTQTAYGTLRTFSVVRAELQTPVGTSSAAGAINIDTGIIQWGGFTIGRAATSYLENPWTYAAKWGSYGWFGNPDTSGTGRFVLAYTHQFGNGISASLSLEDSKERKRGNYNGALPLTAWGATLGTDTRGGNTWPDVVAQLRIEQAWGGFHIAGGITNNHVAYSCGASGATCTEITGPTPSDKIGGSVNAALKFNVPTGVNDALYIGGSYSVGATTSVFAGAGPNFGVYGNSNLFYGSIAGGYLFDSVYDTRTGTGQQLTTAYGGAVAFEHGWNPEWRTSVFGGAQFVDYNATANAILCSKFTAATLSNANTTCNMDMRIVGAGTRTYWTPVRDLTIGVEFLWQQIHSGNEGAAMALPAQGYKPAAVYEVKDQNVFSGMFAVRRFF; from the coding sequence ATGAAGTTGGTTAAGAGCCTACTCCTCGGCTCGGCGGCGGGACTGGCCGCTTTTACGGGGGCACAGGCAGCTGATCTGCCGGTGAAGGCTAAACCGGTCGAATACGTGAAGATCTGCTCCCTCTACGGAGCTGGCTTCTACTACATCCCTGGCACCGATACCTGTATCCGCATCGGCGGTCAGATCCGTGCTGAGGCTTACTTCAACTCGCGCGGCACCAACGCTCCGGCTTGGGGCATCACCGACGGTACCGCAACCGGCACCCGTGATCGCGACTACTTCACCACCCGTTCGCGCGTGTACCTGAACATGGACACCCGCACGCAGACCGCCTACGGCACCCTGCGTACGTTCTCGGTGGTCCGCGCCGAGCTGCAGACCCCGGTCGGCACGTCGTCGGCTGCTGGTGCGATCAACATCGACACCGGTATCATCCAGTGGGGCGGCTTCACGATCGGTCGCGCTGCGACGTCGTACCTGGAAAACCCGTGGACCTACGCTGCCAAATGGGGCTCCTACGGCTGGTTCGGCAACCCGGATACCTCGGGCACCGGCCGGTTCGTGCTCGCCTACACCCACCAGTTCGGCAACGGCATCTCCGCCTCGCTGTCGCTGGAAGACAGCAAGGAGCGTAAGCGCGGCAACTACAACGGCGCGCTGCCGCTCACGGCTTGGGGTGCAACGCTCGGCACTGACACCCGCGGTGGCAACACCTGGCCGGACGTCGTTGCTCAGCTCCGCATCGAGCAGGCCTGGGGTGGCTTCCATATTGCTGGCGGCATCACCAACAACCACGTCGCCTATAGCTGCGGCGCATCCGGCGCGACCTGCACCGAGATCACTGGCCCGACCCCGTCGGACAAGATCGGCGGCAGCGTGAACGCGGCGTTGAAGTTCAACGTTCCGACCGGCGTCAATGACGCACTGTACATCGGCGGTAGCTACTCGGTCGGCGCGACCACCAGCGTCTTCGCCGGTGCTGGCCCGAACTTCGGCGTCTACGGCAACAGCAACCTGTTCTACGGCAGCATCGCCGGCGGCTACCTGTTCGACTCGGTGTACGACACCCGTACCGGCACCGGTCAGCAGCTGACCACCGCTTACGGTGGCGCGGTCGCTTTCGAGCACGGCTGGAACCCGGAATGGCGGACCTCGGTGTTCGGTGGTGCGCAGTTCGTCGATTACAACGCGACGGCGAATGCGATCCTCTGCTCGAAGTTCACCGCGGCGACGCTGTCGAACGCCAACACCACCTGTAACATGGACATGCGGATCGTCGGTGCGGGTACCCGTACCTACTGGACGCCGGTTCGTGACCTGACCATCGGTGTCGAGTTCCTGTGGCAGCAGATCCACTCGGGCAACGAGGGTGCCGCGATGGCGCTCCCGGCGCAGGGCTACAAGCCGGCTGCGGTTTACGAGGTCAAGGATCAGAACGTGTTCTCGGGCATGTTCGCGGTTCGTCGCTTCTTCTGA
- a CDS encoding porin: protein MKMVKSLLLGSVAGLAALTGAQAADLPVKAKPVEYVKICSLYGAGFYYIPGTDTCIRIGGHIRAELNFNARATGLQSHLINGDGNATGTRDRDYFFARSRVFLNMDTRTQTGFGTLRTFSVVRAEVNTPTGLLSSGPGSSAGVVAIDTGIIQWGGFTIGRAGTSYFDNPWAYAYKWGQNGWLGNPDTAGGRFVLAYTHQFGNGISGTLSVEDNKERKRGNYNGANTLTQWGMAPGTETRGGNTWPEIVGQLRIDQAWGGFHIAGNILNNHIAYACGASGATCTEITGPTPSDKIGGGVNAAFKFNLPTGVNDALYIGGTYSIGATTDVFANIGQGSAFGLFGSSSTRYQSFVGGYLFDSVYDTRTGTGQQLTTAYGGSIAFEHGWNAEWRSSVFGGAQVLDYNSTANAILCSRMTAGNGGTLSNAATTCNMDYRMVGVGSRTYWTPVRDLTIGLELMWTNHHSGNKGATWTPTNVQGYKPVTAYEVKDQNVFSGMFSVRRFF, encoded by the coding sequence ATGAAGATGGTTAAGAGCCTGCTGCTCGGCTCTGTGGCGGGTCTCGCTGCACTGACGGGCGCTCAGGCGGCCGATCTTCCCGTGAAGGCCAAGCCGGTCGAATACGTGAAGATCTGCTCTCTGTACGGAGCGGGATTTTATTACATTCCTGGCACCGACACCTGCATTCGCATCGGCGGTCACATCCGCGCTGAGTTGAACTTCAACGCGCGCGCGACCGGTCTGCAGTCGCACCTGATCAACGGCGACGGCAACGCGACCGGTACGCGTGATCGCGATTACTTCTTCGCGCGTTCGCGCGTGTTCCTGAACATGGACACCCGCACCCAGACGGGCTTCGGCACGCTGCGTACGTTCTCGGTGGTTCGCGCCGAGGTGAACACGCCGACGGGCCTGCTCTCGTCTGGCCCAGGTTCGAGCGCGGGCGTTGTCGCGATCGATACCGGTATCATCCAGTGGGGCGGTTTCACGATCGGCCGCGCGGGCACGTCGTACTTCGACAACCCGTGGGCCTATGCCTACAAGTGGGGCCAGAACGGCTGGCTCGGCAATCCGGATACCGCTGGCGGCCGCTTCGTTCTCGCTTACACCCACCAGTTCGGCAACGGCATTTCCGGTACGCTGTCGGTGGAAGACAACAAGGAGCGCAAACGCGGCAACTACAACGGCGCCAACACACTCACCCAGTGGGGCATGGCACCGGGCACCGAAACGCGCGGCGGCAACACCTGGCCGGAGATCGTCGGGCAGCTCCGCATCGATCAGGCCTGGGGCGGCTTCCACATCGCCGGCAACATCCTGAACAACCACATCGCCTATGCTTGTGGCGCGTCGGGAGCGACCTGCACCGAGATCACCGGTCCGACCCCGTCGGACAAGATCGGCGGTGGTGTCAATGCAGCGTTCAAGTTCAATCTGCCGACCGGCGTCAACGACGCTCTGTATATCGGTGGTACGTACTCGATCGGTGCCACCACCGATGTCTTCGCCAACATTGGCCAGGGCTCGGCGTTCGGTCTCTTCGGCAGCAGCAGCACCCGCTACCAGAGCTTCGTCGGCGGCTACCTGTTCGACTCGGTGTACGACACCCGGACCGGCACCGGTCAGCAGCTGACCACGGCCTACGGCGGCTCGATCGCTTTCGAGCACGGCTGGAACGCCGAGTGGCGCTCCTCGGTGTTCGGTGGTGCGCAGGTGCTGGACTACAACAGCACGGCTAACGCGATCCTGTGCTCACGCATGACCGCTGGCAACGGCGGCACGCTGTCGAATGCTGCAACCACCTGCAACATGGACTACCGCATGGTCGGTGTCGGCTCCCGGACCTACTGGACCCCGGTGCGTGACCTGACCATCGGCCTGGAACTGATGTGGACCAACCACCACTCCGGCAACAAGGGGGCCACCTGGACTCCGACGAACGTGCAGGGCTACAAGCCGGTCACGGCCTACGAGGTCAAGGACCAGAACGTGTTCTCGGGCATGTTCTCGGTNCGCCGCTTCTTCTGA
- a CDS encoding porin, whose translation MKTMIRSLLFGSAAGVAALTAAQAADLPVKAKPVEYVRICSLYGAGFYYIPGTDTCIRIGGHLRSEISFGNARGTGIQGWLISGDGNATGTRDRDYFFTRQRVFLHTDTRTQTGYGTLRTFSVIRAEVNTPVGTPSTAGIIAIDTGIIQWGGFTIGRAGTSYFDNPWAYAYKWTPNGSLGVPDTAGARFVVAYTHQFGNGVSATLSVEDNKERKRGNYNGANALTQWGLAPGTDTRGGNTWPEIVGQLRVDQAWGGFHLSANILNNHVAYSCGPSGATCTEITGPTPSDKLGGGVHAAFKFNVPTGVNDAIYLAGTYAVGASTDVFANIGQGSAFGIFGSSNSRYQSIAAGYLFDSVYDTRTGTGQQLTTTYGGTIAFEHGWNSEWRTSIYGGAEVIDYNATANAILCSRMTLAGGAGVLSNAATTCNMDYRIVGVGSRTYWSPVRDLTIGVEVMWTNHHSGNKGATYTPPAVAGYKPITPYEVKDQNVFGGMFSVRRFF comes from the coding sequence ATGAAGACGATGATTCGAAGCCTGCTCTTCGGCTCGGCGGCTGGTGTTGCCGCTTTGACGGCGGCGCAGGCGGCCGATCTTCCCGTGAAGGCCAAGCCGGTCGAATACGTGAGGATCTGCTCCCTGTACGGTGCTGGGTTCTATTACATTCCTGGCACCGACACCTGTATCCGCATCGGCGGTCACCTTCGTTCGGAAATCAGTTTCGGCAATGCGCGCGGCACTGGCATTCAAGGGTGGTTGATCAGCGGTGACGGCAACGCGACCGGTACCCGCGACCGGGACTACTTCTTCACCCGTCAGCGTGTGTTCCTGCACACCGACACTCGCACGCAGACCGGCTACGGCACCTTGCGCACCTTCTCGGTGATCCGCGCCGAGGTGAATACACCCGTCGGCACGCCGTCGACCGCGGGCATCATCGCGATCGATACCGGCATCATCCAGTGGGGTGGCTTCACGATCGGCCGTGCCGGCACGTCGTACTTCGATAACCCCTGGGCCTACGCTTACAAATGGACTCCGAATGGTTCGCTCGGCGTGCCCGATACGGCCGGGGCCCGTTTCGTCGTTGCCTATACCCACCAGTTCGGCAACGGCGTCTCCGCCACGCTGTCGGTGGAAGACAACAAGGAGCGCAAGCGCGGCAACTACAACGGTGCGAATGCATTGACGCAATGGGGATTAGCGCCGGGCACCGATACCCGCGGCGGCAATACCTGGCCGGAAATCGTCGGTCAGCTGCGGGTCGACCAGGCCTGGGGCGGCTTCCACCTGTCGGCGAACATCCTGAACAACCATGTCGCCTATAGTTGCGGTCCGTCGGGAGCGACCTGCACCGAGATCACGGGGCCGACTCCGTCGGACAAGCTCGGGGGTGGTGTGCACGCGGCGTTCAAGTTCAACGTGCCGACCGGCGTCAATGACGCGATCTACCTGGCCGGTACGTATGCGGTTGGGGCGAGCACGGACGTCTTCGCCAACATCGGTCAGGGTTCGGCGTTTGGTATCTTCGGCAGCAGCAACAGCCGCTACCAGAGCATCGCCGCCGGATACCTGTTCGATTCGGTGTACGACACGCGGACTGGCACGGGTCAGCAGCTCACCACCACCTATGGCGGAACGATCGCGTTCGAGCATGGCTGGAATAGCGAATGGCGCACGTCGATCTATGGCGGTGCCGAAGTCATCGACTACAACGCGACCGCCAACGCGATCCTCTGTTCGCGGATGACGCTTGCAGGCGGTGCGGGGGTTCTGTCGAACGCCGCCACCACCTGCAACATGGACTATCGCATCGTCGGTGTCGGCAGCCGGACCTACTGGAGCCCGGTCCGCGATCTGACGATCGGCGTCGAAGTGATGTGGACCAACCACCACTCCGGCAACAAGGGAGCGACCTACACCCCGCCGGCAGTGGCGGGTTACAAGCCCATCACCCCGTACGAGGTGAAGGACCAGAACGTGTTTGGCGGCATGTTCTCGGTGCGTCGCTTCTTCTGA